In Euphorbia lathyris chromosome 9, ddEupLath1.1, whole genome shotgun sequence, the following are encoded in one genomic region:
- the LOC136205810 gene encoding probable protein phosphatase 2C 4 produces the protein MGNGVTKVTQCCAVAGEISRRYDIDVYVGDQFHKGLGHSFCYIRADPACLSNTRTHSSDETTTFFSISGASVSANTSSSSSTALSDACPYSSSLDEASAFESSDCFAFVPLQPVPRRGGAQIQSGSGSSPIERGFLSGPIERGFLSSGPIERGFLSAPIDPGSYSGLMEKENETKDMQRSFSHGGSEIQVKSKKKKNGLIKSLKRVLSKTISRGKKSIMTPIKGVKESKNGEKQSNLSGEVSLNHHDDDESLFSTESRNLQWAQGKAGEDRVHIVISDENEWVFVGIYDGFNGPDAPDYLLSNLYTNVNQELKGLLTTSKTEETGETDNKENHPNESEDEDCNSIRRNRKGIANRRNCEWVRERLELDRRLKEKLQCNSDEVNHFDVLRALSQALRKTEEAYFEIADEMATEKPELALMGSCVLVMLMKGEDVYLMNVGDSRAVLAQKGKVDVRNIDLEIINEERMRDSDSVDGDDDISRLKSLSSFQLTKDHSTYEHKEVQRIKKEHPDDPCAIMNDRVKGYLKVTRAFGVGFLKQAKWNDLLLEMFQIDYVGKSPYITSFPSFYHHRLHSRDKYLILSSDGLYQYFTNEEVVSQVEAFVAAFPEGDPAQHLIEEVLFRAAKRAGMDFHELLDIPQGERRRYHDDVSIIIISLEGRIWRSSV, from the exons ATGGGTAACGGCGTCACAAAAGTCACCCAGTGTTGTGCCGTCGCCGGTGAAATCTCTCGCCGCTATGACATCGATGTTTACGTCGGCGATCAGTTCCACAAAGGTCTTGGCCATTCCTTTTGCTACATAAGAGCTGATCCAGCTTGCTTATCCAACACCAGAACTCATAGTTCAGATGAAACGACGACGTTTTTCTCAATCTCTGGCGCCTCTGTTAGTGCTAACACATCAAGCTCTTCTTCAACAGCTCTCAGCGACGCCTGTCCGTACAGCTCCAGTTTGGATGAGGCCTCTGCTTTCGAAAGCTCCGATTGTTTCGCTTTCGTACCTCTCCAGCCGGTCCCCCGTCGCGGCGGCGCCCAAATTCAGTCCGGTTCCGGTTCGAGTCCAATAGAGCGAGGATTTTTATCCGGTCCGATCGAGCGGGGGTTCCTTTCTTCGGGTCCAATTGAGCGTGGGTTTTTATCCGCACCGATTGATCCTGGATCATATTCGGGTCTAATGGAAAAAGAAAACGAAACTAAGGATATGCAGAGAAGTTTCTCTCATGGCGGATCTGAAATTCAAGTTAAatctaagaagaagaagaacggCTTGATTAAGAGTTTGAAGAGAGTATTATCCAAAACAATCTCCCGAGGGAAAAAATCAATAATGACGCCGATTAAAGGTGTTAAAGAGTCTAAAAATGGTGAAAAACAGAGCAATTTGAGTGGTGAAGTGAGCTTGAATCATCATGATGATGATGAAAGTCTGTTCTCAACGGAAAGCCGGAATCTTCAATGGGCACAAGGAAAAGCCGGCGAGGATCGAGTTCATATAGTGATATCAGATGAAAATGAATGGGTTTTTGTTGGAATTTATGATGGATTTAACGGTCCTGATGCTCCTGATTACTTGCTTTCAAATCTCTACACAAACGTCAATCAAGAACTCAAAGGATTGCTAACAACATCAAAAACAGAGGAAACAGGGGAAACAGATAACAAGGAAAATCATCCAAATGAAAGTGAAGATGAGGATTGCAATTCGATTAGGCGTAACAGAAAAGGCATCGCGAATAGGCGGAACTGTGAATGGGTAAGAGAAAGATTGGAGCTTGATAGGAGATTGAAAGAGAAATTGCAATGTAATTCAGATGAGGTAAACCATTTTGATGTTTTGAGGGCTTTATCACAGGCATTGAGAAAAACAGAGGAGGCCTATTTTGAAATTGCCGACGAAATGGCTACGGAGAAACCTGAGTTAGCATTGATGGGGTCTTGTGTTTTAGTAATGTTGATGAAAGGAGAAGATGTATACTTGATGAATGTAGGAGATAGTCGGGCTGTTTTGGCTCAGAAGGGGAAAGTAGATGTTCGGAACATCGATTTGGAGATAATTAACGAAGAACGTATGCGCGATTCGGACTCTGTTGATGGAGATGATGATATTAGCAGATTAAAGAGTTTGAGTTCCTTTCAACTTACAAAGGATCATAGCACTTATGAGCATAAA GAAGTTCAAAGAATAAAGAAGGAGCATCCGGATGATCCTTGTGCTATAATGAATGATAGAGTGAAAGGTTACTTGAAGGTTACTAGAGCTTTCGGAGTTGGCTTTCTCAAACAG GCAAAATGGAATGATTTGCTCTTGGAAATGTTTCAAATAGACTATGTTGGAAAGTCTCCATACATAACATCATTTCCATCATTCTACCATCATAGACTACACTCAAGAGATAAATATTTGATACTATCTTCGGATGGATTATACCAATATTTTACCAACGAAGAAGTTGTGTCGCAAGTTGAAGCATTCGTTGCTGCATTTCCAGAAGGTGATCCTGCGCAACATCTAATCGAGGAAGTCTTGTTTCGAGCAGCCAAAAGAGCCG GTATGGACTTCCATGAATTGTTGGACATCCCCCAAGGAGAACGTCGACGGTACCATGATGAtgtttctattattattatatcttTGGAAGGAAGGATATGGCGTTCATCTGTATAA